The Carassius carassius chromosome 2, fCarCar2.1, whole genome shotgun sequence genome has a segment encoding these proteins:
- the LOC132108201 gene encoding tumor susceptibility gene 101 protein-like: MAVINESSVRKMLSKIYKYRDLTARDITIVASHYKDLKPVMDNYVFNDGSTKELLSLTGTVPVSYRGNVYNIPICLWLLDTYPYNPPICFVKPTSAMMIKTGKHVDANGKIYLPYLHEWKPLQSDLLGLIQVMIVVFGEEPPVISRPTTQASYPAFPAAGPPNSSYMPSTPGLPYGQGHSSNPGGFQGYPYPAVVPGYPTTSGSSPYTPVGPTRDGTIGEDTIRASLVSAVSDKLRRRMKEEMDRAQAELDTLKRTEEDLKRGHQKLEEMVTKLDLEMADVEKNIDLLKQRDEELTVALEKTENQSENNDIEDVIVPTAPLYKQILNLYAEENAVEDTIFYLGEALRKDVIDLDVFLKHVRLLSRKQFQLRALMQKARKIAGLNDLY, translated from the exons ATGGCGGTAATCAACGAAAGTTCCGTACGGAAAATGCTGTCGAAG ATTTATAAATACAGGGATCTGACCGCACGCGACATAACAATCGTCGCGTCTCACTATAAAGATCTTAAACCTGTGATGGACAACTACG tGTTCAATGATGGCTCCACCAAAGAGCTGTTGAGTCTCACAGGAACAGTGCCAGTAAGCTACCGAG GAAATGTGTACAACATTCCCATCTGCCTGTGGCTTCTGGACACGTATCCCTACAACCCTCCCATCTGTTTTGTCAAACCCACAAGTGCCATGATGATAAAAACAGGGAAACATGTTGATGCCAATGGAAAGATTTACCTCCCATACCTGCATGAATGGAAACct ctcCAGTCTGATTTGTTAGGACTGATCCAGGTgatgattgtggtgtttggagaGGAACCACCAGTTATCTCACGGCCCACCACTCAGGCATCTTACCCAGCATTCCCAGCAGCAGGCCCACCTAATT CTTCTTACATGCCAAGCACACCAGGGTTGCCTTATGGTCAAGGTCACTCTTCCAATCCAGG TGGATTTCAGGGCTACCCTTATCCTGCAGTAGTCCCAGGATACCCCACTACCTCAGGCTCCTCTCCCTACACCCCAGTGG GACCCACCCGTGATGGTACCATCGGAGAGGACACAATCCGTGCATCTTTGGTGTCTGCAGTCAGTGACAAGCTGCGCCGGCGGATGAAAGAAGAGATGGATCGAGCACAGGCAGAGCTGGACACTCTGAAGAGGACAGAGGAGGACCTAAAGAGAGGCCACCAGAAGCTGGAGGAGATGGTGACCAAACTAGACCTGGAGATG GCTGATGTGGAAAAAAACATTGATCTCCTTAAGCAGAGAGATGAGGAGCTGACTGTTGCTCTGGAAAAAACGGAGAACCAGTCTGAGAACAATGACATTGAAGATGTGATTGTGCCCACTGCTCCCCTTTATAAGCAGATTCTGAACCTCTACGCTGAAGAAAACGCCGTAGAAGACACCATCTTCTACTTGGGTGAAGCGTTACGCAAAGATGTCATTGACTTGGATGTCTTTCTTAAG CATGTGCGCCTTCTCTCCAGAAAACAGTTCCAGTTGAGAGCCCTGATGCAGAAGGCCCGGAAAATAGCAGGCCTCAATGACCTGTACTGA
- the LOC132108178 gene encoding GTPase HRas-like, which yields MTEYKLVVVGAGGVGKSALTIQLIQNHFVDEYDPTIEDSYRKQVVIDGETCLLDILDTAGQEEYSAMRDQYMRTGEGFLCVFAINNIKSFEDIHQYREQIKRVKDSDDVPMVLVGNKCDLPARTVDTRQAQELARSYGIPYIETSAKTRQGVEDAFYTLVREIRQHKLRKLNPPDDNGQGCMNCRCVVS from the exons ATGACGGAATATAAGTTAGTGGTGGTTGGTGCAGGTGGTGTGGGCAAGAGTGCTCTGACCATCCAGCTCATCCAGAACCACTTTGTGGATGAATACGACCCAACCATTGAG GACTCGTATAGGAAACAAGTGGTGATTGATGGAGAGACGTGTCTGTTGGATATCCTGGATACTGCAGGTCAGGAAGAGTACAGTGCAATGAGAGACCAGTACATGAGGACCGGAGAGGGCTTTCTCTGTGTCTTTGCCATCAACAATATCAAGTCTTTTGAGGACATTCATCAGTACAG GGAACAGATTAAGAGGGTTAAAGACTCTGATGATGTGCCTATGGTGCTTGTGGGTAATAAATGTGACTTACCAGCGCGCACCGTGGACACAAGACAAGCCCAGGAACTCGCCCGTAGCTACGGTATACCCTACATTGAAACCTCAGCCAAGACGAGACAG GGAGTGGAAGATGCCTTTTATACTCTTGTCCGTGAAATCAGGCAGCATAAGCTGAGGAAACTGAACCCGCCTGATGATAATGGCCAAGGCTGTATGAACTGCCGCTGTGTGGTGTCATGA